tagtattccttttctgcgaagctcaaaaataaggaaaaaatagaaactggcactcggctctaggttaatgggttagtcccaaaaaataatataaaatggcatattaatgcatataaaacatccaaaacagataatataatatcatgaaacaatgaaaaattgtagatacgttggagacgtatcaccatcctgGAGTCCATCTAGGATGAAGCCTATGTCGAGGCCAACCGGTAGTTCATCCGGCATAAACGGGTGGCGATCGACGCGCTTTTGGACAAACTAGATGAGAAGATGAAGGCGAAGGTCGACGAGGGGCGGCCGAAGGAGCCGTAGGAGCCGGAGTTGCGTCTGCCTCCCATGTACCCGGAGCCGGGCATGGAGATAGTGAACATCTCCTACAAGGATTAGGGTAGTACAGGTTTCTACGTAGGATTCCCTCgtttgcatgctttgtatggaCTTATAGTTCCAAACATGAGGTATCTGGATGCAGAGTAGTAAATTTGAGGTGTGACCGCTCACTGCCCATGGACGCGCTTAGACACGTCGGCTGTGTCTGCGGGCATTTCAGGGGCTTGATTTGCCAAGTCCAGCTGCAAATACTCTAAGGCGGGCAGAAGGAAGGAAAAGTCGTGGACGTGTGGTGTACAGACCACAAGTCAGGCTTCGTTGCGTGACACGCGACTGGGAAACGCCCACCCACTTTGCCTACACTATACTGCATCGGGGCCGGGTCTCGAGTGGCGTGTCATATAGTGCACAGGGGCCATCCGATCCCATCCTCCACCGCACTGCAcacctggctgaacacgcctccttgccgcattcaaacagTTACGGACTATCATTTTCCTCCATTAAACTCGCGAGTGTGCTGAGAAATCTACTCCGTTCACATGTTCGTTCGCGAGCCGCTCATCATTAAAGACAACGCTGGTTGGCTCTGGCCGTCCGTCCACTATTTAAACGGTGCCAGACGCCGGGCAAAAACCGCACCACACTCTGATTCCATCTCCTCCTTGCATCATTTTCTCCACAATCTCCATGGCATCTGGCGAGCAGGAAGAGGAGTTATCCAGCATAAAAGGCGGCTGGGTGGCCCGTCGAGCTCATCGGATATGAGCCAGGCAACTCTCTGCTCCATCACCCTCGACGCTTCAGGCCGCTGCAGGCTGTCTCGCGGATGCAGAAGCCCCAAGCCAGCGCGTCGTTTGGCAACTCGCTTCTCCAAGCCAGCTCGCCGAGGAATGGTGAGTTACTCCAGGCCGACACGTAGGGGAGCACGGTGGCACGGGAATCGCAGCTGCCGTGAAACGACGTCGTGTCGTACCGCTCCTCCCATGCCTACGACTGCGCCATCCACCGTCAACGTAGGTGTAACCGTGCCCTGCCGGCGAAGAAATAATCCAACTTCACGGAGATGGACGAAACGGTGTCCAGCACGTGTGTGCCctgccaccatcatcgaggagaagtagaacatgggaggccaccGCTGCTTGGGGTCCCATGAAAGCCACCGTTGCTTGGGTCCCATGAAAGCCACCACCGAGGCGACCCCGGCATACACAGCCGGTGTCTTGCCCGGCCGCAGACCACCGTTGCCCCGTTCCCCTCCGGCTGAAGCACATCCCGGCGGTTCCACTCCGAGGAGCTGCGCCGCCGAGCATAGGGAAGCGAGGCGTCCTTTGCACTTATGAATATACCTCTGGGGCTCACGACAGTTGGACGAGCGGGCtgccggacatggggaagacaaTGGAGATCTGCCGCGGCCGGCTGGAGACTAGTCAAGGGTATTTGTCGTGTGAATGGATATCTGCCGGCGCCGGCCGTAGACTAGTTTTACATAAGTCTGGTATATAATTTGTAGTTTAAACAAATTATCCAGAATCGTAATGGATTTTATACGGTTTATATGAAACCAGCCGTATTTGCATGAATTTCGTGAGTTTAGTCCAAACAAACAGCGGTTGAGATGTCAGCCACGGCTCGTTGCGCGACGCGCGACTGGGGACCGCCCACCCACTTTGCCTGCGTCGCACCGCACAGGGGCCGGGTCCCCAGTGGCGTGCCGTGCAGCGCAACACCGGCCATCCGATCGGATCCGATGGGGATCGAAACCCGCACCGGCGCGGCCACCACACGAGGACAGTGCCGCCGAAAATGGAATTGACAACGGCTGCGATGGATTCCGTTGGCACCGAAGCTCGCTCGTAAATGGGCGGCGGTCCCGGTCGGTCAGGTCCGGGTCGCCATCGGGCGGCGTTGTGGCTGGCGATCTTGACGAGATCACCGGCAGCGGCACCACCGATCCCACCCCCCTCGGAAACAAGATGGATCCATCTCGGTGACTGATGGACATATATGCGGccgatatatactccctcctccgCACGTCTCCCTCCAAGTCCCCCAGATCAACCACTCCAACCAGGCCGGGCCGATCCCCTCCTGCTCCAATTCCTAGATAAATCCCCTTCCTCCTCGGCCTCGACTGACGCCGCGAGGGAGGAGCCGGGGAGCGGGGCGACCGGCGATGGGGAACGCGTCGTCGATGCTCACGCAGTACGACATCGAGGAGGTGCAGGAGCACTGCAGCTACCTATGTGAGCGCCCGCGATTCTCCCTCAATTTCTTCCCGCTCCCTCAAATTTTCGCTTCGATTTGGTGGTGAACTATTCGATTCCTGACGCATCTGAGTGTTCTTCCGCCCCGAATCAAAGTCTCGCAGCAGGAGATCGTGTCGCTGTACGAGCGCTTCTGCCAGCTCGACCGCAGCGCCAAGGGCTTCGTCTCCGAGGACGAGTTCCTCTCCATCCCGGAGTTCTCCACCAACCCGCTCTCCCAGGtcccgtccctccccctccccctcccgtcGCCGAGACGGCCAATTTTCTTCTCCTGCTCGCTTTGTCCCTATCGAGCCAGCTCCAGTtgactgactgactgactgactACTCATGTGCTGTCCTTGGATTATACACACTGCTTGCCTGTATTATTGCTATTTTCCTAGTAGTATTGTACTTATACAGCTCTGTCCCCAGAGATGCACTTAATACTGATATGCATAGCAATTGGGATTCCGATCCTCAGCAAGTAAGTATAATTGGGAAAAAACTGATCAGGGTTCCCCACTCAATCAAGGAGCTAGGTGTATCTGAAAATGTTATGCCAATTGCCTCACAGAGCCTGTACGCAATCGATCGGCATACGGAGTTTTACCATACATGTGGAACCTGAATATCTCTATGAAGCCAAGCATCTTCCACATCTGCTTGGAAAAAGCTCTGGCTATCTTTTGATTGGGTACCAATGGAATCATATTTTTCAGTACACAAAGACCTATCAAATTTCAAAGACTGGCATAATGCTTTTGCCAAATACTAGCACTTATCATAGACCACAAAAATCTCCATATAGATCATTTCTACTGAAGATTTGTAGCTCGTTTTTCTTCCCCAGTAAAACCCATTGTATCTGATTTGTACATGTAAATGTAGTTTTGCCAGCAAAACACAACCTCCCTTGCAAATTACGCAGTCTGTTCACTTTCTTTACTCTGTTTGACTGTTTTAGCTATATTCACGGGATTCAGCAGTGTCAACTATAGACGTGAGACTGATTTTGAGCTTCCATGTCTTCTATTTGCAGAGGTTGCTACGTATGGTTGATGGATTGAACTTCAAGGAATTTGTTTCTTTTCTCTCTACCTTCAGCGCAAGGGCCAGCCTTCAGCAAAAGATTGAGTGTAATGCTCACCACGTTTCTTTTCCTCTTTTTGCTGTCTATCTTGAAAGGAGCATATGTTGGTTTGGGTCTCTCTGATCCTTATGATGACTACTAATTTGCTGGTCCGGTGCTGATTTGGTTTGTGTTTCATTGAACAGTGATATTTAAGGTGTATGACATTGATGGCAAGGGGAAAGTATCCTTCAAGGACCTGGTAGAGGTTTTACGGGACCTAACAGGCTCATCCATGTCAGAGAAACAAAGAGAGGTTCTGATTTGATCCAAACCTGTATTTCATTGCATAGTACTACATTCACTTGCAAGTACACTTGCTAAATCAACAAGAACAAATGTGGCTCTTTCCTTGTTTCCTTTTCAAATAATTAGTACCCTGCCATCATAAACACATCAAGTGTGCATACCTTGTTTCCAAAGTGAAGGGAACCCTGAAACTAAATTGTAGGTGTCTTCATTGCAGTAAATGTTCAGAGTAGCATGCTTTGCAGTGCAAATTCCTATGTTgatatttactactccctctgtttgtaAACAGAGGAGCATTAGCTAGAAAATATAGCCTTGTGTGGAACCAATCCTTGTGTAGCTAAGAGCTCAGTAGCCAGATTTCATGATTTTTGTACATCCACAAGACATAGCCTGTAATTAGTGCCATTTCTGACCATTTGCAGTGAATAGTCTTGGTATCGTTTTGAACTTGATGCATAATGCTCTTTTCAAGCTTATTTACAGCACTATCTATAATCTCAGATACAAGTACTGACACTATCTGAGTTGATGCGTTTCAGCAAGTACTAACAAAGGTGTTGGAAGAAGCCGGGTACACACAGGATTCCACGCTAGCATTAGAAGATTTCGTGACGGTACACAGCTAAACCTTGCTTTCCATTCTTATCATGCTGTGGCATATTCATCTGAATACAAAAGGCATAGCTCATGTGGTTGTATCATTATCCAGTGTGGCTACTACTAGTACTTCATCTATGAACTTTTGTGACGTGGTTTCAGATCATCGACCACCCCGGCCTGAAGATGGAGGTGGAAGTGCCCATCGACTAAGCGAATGGCGAATGCAGATGAGTATGCAATAAGCTCTCTCTGACTGCTGGAAACAAGTGTCCATAGCCAATAGACCGTGTGACAGAATAGAGTGGGAGCTCACTGTTTTGAGCTCTTGTGTACCTGTCCACATACATGCCCGAATCTTACAATGCAGTGTCAGTTTAGagtcattttttttctttctgttttgagGGGATTGATTAATGCAGTGTCAATGCCCGTCAAAAAAAATGCAGTGTCAATGTAGAGTGATCCTTGTTACAGTTTCCAGACTATGATCCAAACCTAAAATTGTTTATTATGGGATTGCAGCTGTGGACTAAACCACATGAGGCCAGTATTTGTACGGAAAATCATGGTCTCATCTTGGGTTCATGTGGACTAGGTATTTGTAACTTGGGGAAAATTCATGTGTGGAATTTAAAATATGTGGGAAAAATGATGcagctcttatattatgggacggagggagtccATTGTAGGCTGTGCCTGTGGTATAATGTTTAAACCTTTGCACAATGCTTGAAAGAAAAGAAAATTAACGTGTTGATTTATTTTTTCACAATTctttcatatactccctccgttgcaaATTACTCGTAGCTGAAATGGATGCATCTAGAACTAAGATACATCTagatacggagggagtagtattcagTTAGacgatgacatgtgggcccagtaaCCAGTTAAAGACTTCAGATTCATCTCCTTCCTTCCGCCGTTCCCCTTTTCACCTTTCACCGCTCAAAGCCCTCGCCCAAATCTGCAGCAAGCAACGCCCCATTTCATCCACTAGAGTTGCGAGCTCCAAATCCCGCAGAGCAGGTCGGCCATGGCGTCCTCCGGCGCCGGCGGGGAGCCGTCGAGGTCCGCCATTGTGGCCGACACGGCGAGCGGGCACCACCTTCTCACGATTCAGGGCTACTCCTGCACCAAGGACCTTCCCACCGGAGAGAAGATCAGTTCCCGGCCCTTCACAGtcggcggccaccgctggcgcaTCGACTACTACCCTAACGGTGTAAGCTCGTCGGCCAACAGCTGCATATCCCTCTCCCTAGTCCTCGACGAAAAGGTCGCGGCGGATGTGAAGGCGAAGTACAGCTTCTGCCTCGCCGGCGAGGTGGAGGAAAAACAAGCGGCGCGCCTGGCGTCGGCCACGGTGAGCACATTCCCTTCCAAGAGCTGTAGCGTTCTCAACTGGTACTCGACCTTCATCAAAAGGGAGGACCTGCAGAGCTCCAAGAACCTGAAGAATGACTCGTTCACCGTCCGGTGCGACATCGTCGTCGTCCACCGTTACCTCGTGGAGGACGCGCCGCCAGGCTTCGTCTCCGTGCCGCCGCCGTGCGACCTGCGCCGGGACCTTGCCAAGCTCCTCGAGACTGAGAAAGGTGCTGACGTGGTGTTCGAGGTCGGCGGCGAGACCCTCGCTGCTCACCGGTGCGTGCTGGCGGCCCGCTCGTCGGTGTTCGCCGC
Above is a window of Triticum aestivum cultivar Chinese Spring chromosome 6B, IWGSC CS RefSeq v2.1, whole genome shotgun sequence DNA encoding:
- the LOC123139266 gene encoding calcineurin subunit B, which produces MGNASSMLTQYDIEEVQEHCSYLFSQQEIVSLYERFCQLDRSAKGFVSEDEFLSIPEFSTNPLSQRLLRMVDGLNFKEFVSFLSTFSARASLQQKIELIFKVYDIDGKGKVSFKDLVEVLRDLTGSSMSEKQREQVLTKVLEEAGYTQDSTLALEDFVTIIDHPGLKMEVEVPID
- the LOC123139265 gene encoding BTB/POZ and MATH domain-containing protein 1; the encoded protein is MASSGAGGEPSRSAIVADTASGHHLLTIQGYSCTKDLPTGEKISSRPFTVGGHRWRIDYYPNGVSSSANSCISLSLVLDEKVAADVKAKYSFCLAGEVEEKQAARLASATVSTFPSKSCSVLNWYSTFIKREDLQSSKNLKNDSFTVRCDIVVVHRYLVEDAPPGFVSVPPPCDLRRDLAKLLETEKGADVVFEVGGETLAAHRCVLAARSSVFAAELFGPIKEGNAAAAGSLVVPVEDMEAEVFKALLRYAYTGSLPQIRKEDEDATCQHLLTVADRYGMERLKLICEEKLCKYINVGTAVTILVLAEQHHCEGLKKACFKFLATPANLKAVVATDALQQLSTSCPSLMVELMAMSLAHS